Proteins co-encoded in one Thermomicrobiales bacterium genomic window:
- a CDS encoding N-acyl homoserine lactonase family protein: protein MTSLTVLDLGRADIDMGVVMAPGDLDGVWAVCAFPGYLVELTDGRRVLIDTGPNRRHIDEPMYEFRGTEFGKHLVPRLAAVDDLRNRLGELGYAEADIDIVVLTHNHFDHAGNVADFPDAEIIIHRADYEIGLDHARNGRPGGIPETSLDGRPLNYRIIDGDEQIVPGLTLLHTPGHSPGHLSVAIELPETGLVILAIDAIYSRFNRERGNYKIGADPAASTRSAARLIALAESRDALLIYGHDPDQWPTLRHAPDHYC, encoded by the coding sequence GTGACCTCCCTCACCGTCCTCGACCTCGGCCGCGCCGATATCGACATGGGGGTCGTCATGGCCCCCGGCGACCTCGACGGCGTCTGGGCCGTCTGCGCCTTCCCGGGCTATCTCGTCGAGCTCACCGATGGCCGGCGCGTCCTCATAGACACCGGTCCAAATCGGCGCCACATAGACGAACCGATGTATGAGTTCCGCGGAACCGAGTTCGGCAAGCACCTCGTCCCCCGCCTCGCCGCCGTCGATGATTTGCGGAACCGCCTTGGCGAGCTTGGCTATGCCGAGGCCGACATCGACATCGTTGTCCTCACCCATAACCACTTCGACCACGCCGGAAATGTCGCCGATTTCCCCGACGCCGAGATCATCATCCACCGCGCCGACTACGAGATCGGCCTCGACCATGCCCGGAATGGCCGGCCCGGCGGGATCCCCGAGACCAGTCTGGATGGCCGCCCGCTCAACTACCGAATCATCGACGGTGACGAGCAGATCGTGCCCGGACTGACTCTCCTCCACACCCCCGGCCACAGCCCCGGTCACCTGTCGGTCGCGATCGAGCTCCCGGAAACCGGCCTCGTCATCCTCGCGATCGACGCGATCTACTCACGGTTCAACCGCGAACGCGGCAACTACAAGATCGGGGCAGATCCCGCCGCGAGCACGCGATCGGCCGCCCGCCTGATCGCCCTCGCCGAATCCCGCGATGCCCTCCTGATCTACGGCCACGACCCCGACCAATGGCCTACGCTCCGCCACGCGCCCGACCACTATTGCTAA
- a CDS encoding CoA transferase — translation MADGEGMMPLSGIRVIDLGRHLAGPTAAMWLGDLGADVIKIENPGKGEDARSSGPPFFNGESAFFLAANRNKRSLALDLKRPEGQAIFRKLAATADVVVENFRPGVMEALEIGYETVAETNPGIIYCSISGFGKDGPYASRPGLDQIIQGVSGLMSITGFEGGEPTRVGIPIADLLTGLFGAYGVLAALQARERTGRGQRVETSLLESMVGALAFQATRYLNGGDVPPPAGNHHPINAPYGVFRTKDGYVTIGGTGDKRWPLLCKTIGAPELLEDERFTTNGGRHANRLELADLISAKLQAKSSADWEEILNDAGVPCGPILGVDEALDHPQVRHREMVVEIEHPTAGLLHLLGLPVKLSATPGAVREAPPVLGQHSVEILDEIGIGADEARRLTEAGIVGVWERSA, via the coding sequence ATGGCTGATGGGGAGGGGATGATGCCGCTGTCTGGCATTCGGGTGATCGACCTGGGCCGGCATCTGGCTGGGCCAACCGCGGCAATGTGGCTGGGCGATCTCGGCGCAGACGTGATCAAGATCGAGAATCCGGGCAAGGGCGAGGACGCTCGGTCGAGCGGGCCGCCGTTCTTCAACGGCGAGAGCGCGTTCTTCCTTGCAGCCAACCGCAACAAGCGTTCACTGGCGCTCGATCTGAAGCGGCCAGAGGGGCAGGCGATCTTCCGCAAGCTGGCCGCGACTGCTGACGTGGTGGTCGAGAACTTCCGACCAGGGGTGATGGAGGCGTTGGAGATCGGTTACGAGACTGTCGCCGAGACGAACCCGGGCATCATCTACTGCTCGATCTCTGGCTTCGGCAAAGACGGACCGTACGCGAGCCGGCCGGGTCTGGACCAGATCATCCAGGGCGTCTCCGGGCTGATGAGCATCACCGGCTTTGAGGGTGGCGAGCCGACGCGGGTAGGCATCCCGATTGCCGACCTGCTGACGGGGCTGTTCGGCGCCTATGGCGTGCTGGCGGCCTTGCAGGCGCGCGAGCGAACAGGACGCGGGCAGCGGGTCGAGACATCGTTGCTGGAGAGCATGGTCGGGGCGCTGGCGTTTCAGGCGACGCGCTATCTGAACGGCGGCGATGTGCCACCGCCGGCCGGCAACCACCACCCGATCAATGCGCCCTACGGAGTGTTCCGGACGAAGGACGGCTACGTGACGATCGGCGGCACTGGCGATAAGCGCTGGCCGCTGCTGTGCAAGACCATCGGCGCGCCAGAGCTGCTGGAAGACGAGCGCTTCACGACGAATGGCGGCCGGCACGCGAATCGGCTGGAGCTTGCCGACCTGATCAGCGCGAAGCTACAGGCAAAATCCTCGGCGGACTGGGAGGAGATCCTCAACGACGCTGGCGTGCCGTGTGGGCCGATCCTCGGCGTGGACGAGGCGCTCGACCACCCGCAGGTGCGCCACCGTGAGATGGTCGTCGAGATCGAGCATCCCACAGCGGGATTGCTGCATCTGCTGGGCCTGCCGGTGAAGCTGAGCGCGACTCCGGGAGCAGTGCGAGAAGCGCCGCCCGTGTTGGGGCAGCATAGCGTGGAGATTCTGGACGAGATCGGGATCGGTGCGGACGAGGCGCGACGGCTGACGGAAGCCGGGATTGTCGGCGTATGGGAACGAAGCGCCTGA
- a CDS encoding enoyl-CoA hydratase/isomerase family protein, with the protein MDTATDVTKDVLFERRGRVAWVTFNRPEARNAMTFAMYDRLASICDEVEADPEIRVLVLTGAGEKAFVAGTDISQFRAFSGPQDAIDYEARIEGALARLESLARPTIAAVRGYAVGGGAQIALTCDLRVCTPDAKFGVPIARTLGNALSMSGYARLVDLVGPARAKAIIFTADMVTAEQAQAIGLVNEIVAPEEFQERVSALAEKIAGHAPITLQVTKESVRRVLHSRRPPRDTDLMVRAYMSEDFKEGVDAFLEKRKPDWKGR; encoded by the coding sequence GTGGACACAGCGACGGACGTGACGAAGGACGTGTTGTTCGAGCGACGCGGGCGGGTGGCCTGGGTGACGTTCAACCGACCCGAGGCGCGCAACGCGATGACGTTCGCGATGTATGACCGGCTGGCGAGCATCTGCGACGAGGTGGAGGCCGACCCGGAGATCCGCGTGCTGGTATTGACTGGAGCGGGGGAGAAGGCGTTCGTTGCCGGGACCGACATCAGCCAGTTCCGCGCGTTCTCGGGGCCTCAGGACGCGATCGACTACGAGGCGCGGATCGAGGGAGCTCTGGCGCGTCTGGAATCGCTGGCGCGACCGACGATCGCAGCGGTGCGTGGCTACGCGGTCGGCGGCGGCGCGCAGATCGCGCTGACCTGTGACCTGCGGGTCTGCACTCCGGACGCGAAGTTCGGGGTGCCGATTGCGCGGACACTGGGCAACGCACTGTCGATGAGCGGCTACGCGCGGTTGGTGGATCTGGTCGGGCCGGCGCGCGCGAAGGCGATCATCTTTACCGCCGACATGGTGACCGCCGAGCAGGCGCAGGCGATCGGGTTGGTGAACGAGATCGTCGCGCCGGAGGAGTTCCAGGAGCGAGTGAGCGCGCTGGCGGAGAAGATCGCCGGACACGCGCCGATCACGTTGCAGGTCACGAAGGAATCAGTGCGTCGGGTGCTGCACTCGCGCCGCCCGCCACGCGACACCGATCTCATGGTGCGGGCCTACATGAGTGAGGACTTCAAAGAGGGCGTCGATGCCTTCCTGGAGAAGCGCAAGCCGGACTGGAAGGGGCGCTAG
- a CDS encoding ABC-F family ATP-binding cassette domain-containing protein — protein sequence MLLSVSRVSKTFGPVSVLDNISFVVNNGDRLGLVGANGAGKSTLLRIITGEILPDSGEILIPDSVVAGYLAQQPPDLPGATVDDLVYEVIGALRQIESRLREIEAMLAEGIDEVDTLLDEYGHLQERFERQGGYELDHRIEIVFAGLGLADLSRERPFVTLSGGEQERVLLATLLLQSPDLLLLDEPTNHLDFAALGWLESYLAGYAGGIVAASHDRAFLNHTATRIVEIDERTHTATEYAGNYAAYERERERQQAAWLAEFETQQEEIRELRRAIRLTGRKVAHNRAPRDPAKMAYDFKGGRVDTAVARNVHAAEERLRRIEADPVSRPPSALRILPSFDVAEARSAEIISVASLTQSWDGDVVLDDVSFVIGSGERIVLVGPNGAGKSTLLNIIAGRLQPTTGDVHVARGIHLGYLDQSADIPGQSGTVLDAYRQGLGLHGQDAIDELIRYGLFTIEDLARPVSVLSAGQRRKLQIARLLAEQPAVLLLDEPTNHLSFDVLTKLEHALAEYPGPILAASHDRWFIERFAGRLWEVRDGRIVVHHGSPADALEHLSKAMPASSMDVS from the coding sequence ATGCTGCTCAGTGTCTCGCGGGTCTCAAAGACCTTCGGCCCAGTGTCCGTTCTCGACAACATCTCCTTTGTCGTCAACAACGGTGATCGTCTCGGTCTCGTCGGCGCCAACGGCGCTGGCAAGTCCACGCTGCTCCGAATCATCACGGGTGAGATCCTGCCGGATAGTGGCGAGATCCTCATTCCTGATAGCGTCGTCGCCGGCTACCTCGCCCAGCAACCACCCGACCTCCCCGGCGCGACCGTCGATGATCTCGTCTACGAAGTCATCGGCGCGCTACGCCAGATCGAGAGCCGGCTACGCGAGATCGAGGCGATGCTTGCCGAGGGCATCGACGAGGTCGACACGCTGCTCGATGAGTATGGACATCTCCAGGAACGATTCGAGCGCCAAGGTGGCTACGAGCTGGACCACCGGATCGAGATCGTCTTCGCCGGCCTCGGCCTCGCCGATCTGTCGCGCGAGCGGCCCTTCGTCACCCTCTCCGGTGGCGAACAGGAGCGCGTCCTGCTCGCCACGCTGCTGCTGCAATCCCCCGACCTGCTGTTGCTGGACGAGCCAACCAACCACCTCGACTTCGCTGCGCTGGGTTGGCTCGAGTCATACCTGGCGGGGTATGCGGGTGGCATCGTCGCCGCTTCCCACGACCGCGCCTTTCTGAATCACACGGCTACCCGCATCGTCGAGATCGACGAACGCACCCACACCGCTACCGAATATGCGGGCAACTATGCTGCCTACGAGCGCGAGCGCGAACGCCAGCAAGCCGCCTGGCTCGCTGAATTCGAGACTCAGCAGGAGGAGATTCGCGAGCTACGCCGGGCGATCCGGCTCACCGGACGCAAGGTCGCTCATAATCGCGCCCCGCGAGATCCCGCAAAGATGGCCTATGACTTCAAGGGTGGCCGGGTAGACACCGCGGTCGCCCGCAACGTCCACGCCGCCGAAGAGCGGCTGCGCCGAATCGAGGCCGATCCGGTCTCCAGGCCACCCAGCGCGCTCCGTATCCTGCCCTCATTCGACGTCGCCGAGGCGCGAAGCGCCGAAATCATCTCTGTCGCCAGCCTCACCCAATCCTGGGACGGTGACGTCGTACTCGATGACGTCTCATTCGTCATCGGGTCGGGAGAGCGAATCGTCCTTGTCGGGCCAAACGGCGCCGGTAAGTCCACTTTGCTGAATATCATTGCCGGCCGGCTTCAGCCGACGACGGGTGACGTTCACGTCGCGCGCGGCATCCATCTCGGTTATCTCGATCAGTCCGCCGACATACCCGGCCAGTCTGGCACAGTCCTCGACGCCTACCGGCAGGGGCTCGGACTCCATGGCCAGGACGCGATTGACGAGCTGATCCGCTATGGACTGTTCACAATCGAAGATCTTGCCAGGCCGGTGTCTGTCCTCAGCGCCGGCCAGCGCCGAAAGCTCCAGATCGCCCGCCTCCTTGCCGAGCAACCGGCCGTCCTCCTGCTCGACGAGCCAACGAACCACCTCAGCTTCGACGTCCTCACGAAGCTCGAACACGCCCTCGCCGAATATCCCGGACCGATCCTGGCAGCTTCCCACGACCGCTGGTTCATCGAGCGATTTGCTGGACGTCTCTGGGAGGTTCGTGATGGCCGTATCGTCGTCCATCACGGCTCGCCGGCCGACGCGCTCGAACATCTCAGCAAAGCGATGCCCGCGTCCAGCATGGATGTATCATGA
- the pdxH gene encoding pyridoxamine 5'-phosphate oxidase: protein MTDSTKHGLSIADMRREYREPGFDDIDVNPDPFRQFEAWFQDAVDASVIESNAMILATATPDGRPSVRVVLLKGMDEDGFIFFTNYDSRKGAELEANPRAALLFYWPELTRQIRVEGRIEQVSRRESAEYFHSRAHLSQLGAWASRQSSVIPSRTYLEERMATLVEQYDGREVPLPAFWGGYRLTPETFEFWHGRPNRLHDRLQYGRQLDDSWEIERLSP from the coding sequence ATGACCGATTCGACGAAGCATGGTCTGTCGATTGCCGACATGCGCCGCGAGTACCGCGAGCCGGGGTTCGACGATATCGACGTGAACCCCGACCCCTTCCGTCAGTTCGAAGCCTGGTTTCAGGACGCTGTCGACGCAAGTGTCATCGAATCGAACGCGATGATCCTCGCGACGGCAACGCCCGACGGCCGGCCTTCCGTCCGTGTCGTCTTGCTGAAAGGCATGGACGAAGACGGCTTCATCTTCTTCACCAATTACGATAGCCGCAAGGGCGCCGAGCTGGAAGCTAACCCGCGCGCCGCGCTACTGTTCTACTGGCCCGAGCTCACTCGTCAGATCCGCGTCGAGGGCCGTATCGAGCAGGTCAGCCGCAGGGAGTCCGCGGAATACTTTCACTCGCGCGCCCACCTGAGCCAGCTTGGCGCATGGGCGTCCCGGCAGAGCAGCGTCATACCCTCCCGCACGTACCTCGAAGAGCGCATGGCCACGCTGGTCGAGCAGTACGACGGCCGGGAAGTCCCGCTCCCGGCATTCTGGGGCGGCTATCGGTTGACACCCGAGACGTTCGAGTTCTGGCACGGCCGCCCGAATCGTCTCCACGATCGTCTCCAGTATGGCCGCCAGCTCGACGACTCCTGGGAAATCGAGCGTCTCTCTCCCTGA
- a CDS encoding malic enzyme-like NAD(P)-binding protein: protein MYRIDHEDEGLDYRRRYQGLIGVNSKVPIRDRSILGLVYTPGVAEVCLEIVDHPESAFDLTCRGNTVAIISDGSDLFGREGGSPEAVLPILESKSVLFKTFAGVDAFPIALDITAPIEIVNTASALAPTFGAICIDDISAPRCFTVADHLEKASTIPVFSNQHHGSAVLVLGALLNATKLTNRRLEDSRVVIAGSGVAGVGVARLLHRFGVRDIIVCDRAGAIYTGRAERMNWAKQYLAKETNRARRRGSLADMLRGADIFVGVSTEGILTAEMVASMAPDPIVLALSIPHPEIDPSVAKQAGAAIVATGRSDHPNMMDISLVFPGVFRGLLDSGARNIRLRTLVYAAEALASLVPDNELNPDNIVPRIFDYRVAPAVAAAVVQAAVETGEALYDVHPEAVAERTRRFVYEGVMLPRSTTNGVANGQSRRKPEGLREEALDLRRRFGGVLEISSKIPIKDHHILNVLYVPPAALAPAAEIYRNPMSVFELTVKDNVVAIVTDGTAVLGLGDIGAEAALPVMEGKAVLFHTLAGVEAFPICIAERDPEKLVDIVAAISPSFGGINLEDISAPRCFEIEQRLKARLKLPVFHDDQHGTAVVVLSALLNALRLRGTAIESVQIVVNGAGAAGIAVSKLLLSSGVGDIIMCDRLGIISRNRTTGMNQPKREMAQVTNKENVDGTLHDAMVGADVFVGVSGAGAVTPDDIRVMNANPIIFALANPNPEIEPGLAHESGALVVATGRSDYPNQVNNSLAFPGIFRGALDVKALDINDAMKVAAAHAIADLVSDDELGPDYVMPAALDLRVPPAVAAAVARAAIETGVARTLLDPADVAQRTHDRIYTGKLAI from the coding sequence TTGTATCGCATTGACCATGAAGACGAGGGTCTGGACTATCGGCGGCGTTACCAGGGGTTGATCGGGGTCAATAGCAAGGTGCCGATCCGCGATCGGTCGATACTGGGCCTGGTCTATACGCCGGGTGTTGCCGAGGTGTGTCTGGAGATCGTCGATCATCCTGAATCTGCGTTCGACCTGACCTGTCGGGGCAACACGGTCGCTATCATCTCGGATGGCTCAGACCTGTTCGGTCGTGAGGGTGGTTCGCCCGAGGCAGTGCTGCCGATTCTGGAGAGCAAGAGCGTCCTGTTCAAGACGTTCGCCGGCGTTGATGCGTTTCCCATAGCACTAGACATAACCGCTCCGATTGAGATCGTCAACACTGCGTCGGCGCTCGCGCCTACGTTCGGCGCAATCTGCATCGATGACATCAGCGCGCCGCGCTGCTTTACGGTCGCCGATCATCTTGAGAAGGCGTCGACCATACCAGTATTCTCCAACCAGCATCATGGATCGGCAGTCCTGGTGCTGGGCGCGCTCCTGAACGCAACGAAGCTGACGAACCGCCGGCTGGAGGATTCCCGCGTTGTTATCGCGGGAAGCGGCGTCGCCGGGGTAGGTGTCGCGCGGCTGCTGCATCGATTCGGGGTGCGCGACATCATCGTCTGCGATCGGGCGGGCGCGATCTATACCGGCCGAGCTGAGCGGATGAACTGGGCGAAGCAGTACCTTGCGAAGGAAACCAACCGGGCGCGGCGGCGCGGCTCACTGGCGGACATGCTGCGTGGCGCTGACATCTTCGTGGGTGTGTCGACCGAGGGCATCCTCACGGCAGAGATGGTGGCGTCGATGGCGCCCGATCCGATCGTGCTGGCGTTGTCGATCCCGCATCCGGAGATCGACCCATCGGTAGCGAAGCAAGCGGGCGCGGCGATCGTTGCGACCGGGCGATCCGACCATCCGAATATGATGGATATCTCGCTGGTCTTCCCCGGCGTGTTCCGTGGTCTGCTGGATAGCGGCGCGCGCAATATCCGGCTACGGACACTGGTCTATGCCGCCGAGGCGCTGGCATCGCTCGTGCCGGACAACGAGCTGAACCCCGACAACATCGTGCCGCGGATCTTCGATTATCGGGTCGCGCCAGCGGTTGCGGCAGCGGTAGTCCAGGCGGCGGTCGAGACGGGGGAGGCGCTCTACGACGTGCATCCGGAAGCGGTCGCCGAGCGGACTCGCCGATTCGTCTACGAAGGGGTGATGTTGCCGCGGTCAACGACGAACGGTGTCGCGAATGGACAGTCTCGCCGCAAGCCTGAGGGCTTGCGCGAGGAGGCGTTGGATCTGCGGCGACGATTTGGCGGCGTTCTGGAGATCAGCTCGAAGATTCCGATCAAGGATCACCATATTCTTAATGTGCTGTATGTGCCGCCGGCTGCGTTGGCTCCGGCCGCCGAGATCTACCGTAACCCGATGTCGGTATTCGAGCTGACGGTCAAGGACAACGTCGTCGCGATCGTCACCGACGGGACGGCCGTGCTGGGGTTGGGAGACATCGGAGCAGAGGCGGCGCTGCCGGTGATGGAGGGGAAGGCAGTCCTCTTCCATACGCTGGCCGGCGTCGAGGCGTTTCCGATCTGTATCGCCGAGCGCGACCCGGAGAAGCTTGTCGATATCGTCGCCGCAATCTCGCCATCGTTTGGCGGGATCAATCTGGAGGACATCTCCGCGCCTCGCTGCTTCGAGATCGAGCAACGCTTGAAGGCTCGCCTCAAGCTTCCGGTATTCCACGACGATCAGCATGGAACCGCTGTCGTTGTGTTGTCGGCGCTGCTCAACGCGCTGCGGCTGCGTGGAACGGCGATCGAAAGCGTGCAGATCGTCGTCAACGGCGCGGGCGCTGCTGGCATCGCAGTCTCGAAGCTGCTTCTATCCTCTGGTGTCGGCGACATCATCATGTGCGACCGGCTCGGCATCATCTCACGAAACCGAACGACCGGCATGAACCAGCCGAAGCGGGAGATGGCCCAGGTCACTAACAAGGAGAACGTGGACGGCACGCTCCACGACGCGATGGTGGGCGCGGATGTGTTCGTCGGAGTGTCCGGCGCAGGCGCAGTCACTCCGGACGATATCCGGGTGATGAATGCGAACCCGATCATCTTCGCGCTAGCCAACCCGAACCCGGAGATCGAACCCGGGTTGGCGCACGAGTCTGGCGCGCTTGTCGTCGCGACCGGGCGGTCGGACTACCCGAACCAGGTGAACAACTCGCTGGCTTTCCCAGGCATCTTCCGAGGTGCGCTGGACGTAAAGGCATTGGACATCAACGATGCGATGAAGGTCGCGGCGGCGCATGCTATCGCGGATCTGGTCAGCGACGACGAGCTCGGGCCGGACTACGTCATGCCGGCAGCGCTCGACTTGCGTGTGCCCCCCGCCGTGGCGGCCGCCGTCGCGCGTGCGGCGATCGAGACGGGTGTGGCGCGGACCTTGCTCGACCCGGCCGATGTCGCACAGCGAACACACGATCGGATCTACACGGGCAAGCTGGCGATCTAG
- a CDS encoding FAD-dependent thymidylate synthase, producing MSALPDAARDKSYPFASTPPTIRLLHDESAAHPFALAVAAAWSCYGSRPARVESVLKLMDVGLDDGDELRPHRRSRAQRLYRDLFDAGHHTTFQHANFVFILDGVSRLAIWSFFHHHPHYNSEQVSQRYREVSGKAMVTPGLSERQEAIYRAATERAIDGYRNLTEILSPGLAERYAKVFPSRAKAAGPEAERRIADAVQKRAQEVARYVLPLATPAHLYHTINGLTLLRYYVLANQLDVPAEVRYIVNTMVAEVLKIDPYFLGAPGYELDLQILGAEDTIEYEALSGMQQTIGAPADERFFDEFDAELGDFDSRLASYNVDAEATLANAVRAVLGRAHDEMTDEDALLAVLDPARNHYLGHPLFLAMNSKLMQTMNHVPFTFQKRISGAEDAQNQRHRGTLSSGPVLASHMRRDPDVIVPHEVASNDQALEEYQATVRALWDAKNQLLDDGVAPEHALYLLPNSHRLRFYETGTLLTYYWKWVKRLCYNAQREIFDTAAQETAQVRVALPTIGEFVSGPPCVLRSRAGNKPFCPEGERYCGIPVWRGFDPDTLVERRIL from the coding sequence ATGTCCGCACTGCCTGACGCGGCCCGCGATAAGAGCTATCCGTTCGCCTCGACGCCGCCGACCATCCGGTTGTTGCATGATGAGTCCGCGGCCCATCCGTTTGCGCTAGCAGTTGCCGCTGCCTGGTCCTGCTATGGCTCCAGACCGGCCAGGGTCGAGAGTGTCCTGAAGCTCATGGACGTCGGCCTCGACGACGGCGACGAGCTCCGACCGCACCGACGCTCGCGCGCCCAGCGGCTCTATCGAGATCTGTTTGACGCCGGCCATCACACGACCTTCCAACACGCGAACTTCGTCTTCATCCTCGATGGCGTGTCACGCCTCGCGATCTGGTCGTTCTTTCACCATCACCCGCACTACAACTCCGAGCAGGTCAGCCAGCGCTACCGCGAGGTCTCAGGTAAGGCGATGGTAACGCCAGGACTCTCCGAACGGCAGGAGGCGATCTATCGCGCCGCCACCGAACGAGCCATCGACGGCTATCGCAACCTCACGGAGATCCTCTCGCCGGGCCTCGCCGAGCGATACGCGAAGGTCTTTCCGTCTCGGGCCAAAGCGGCCGGCCCCGAGGCAGAGCGGCGAATTGCCGACGCGGTCCAGAAGCGCGCGCAGGAAGTGGCCAGGTACGTGCTGCCGTTGGCGACCCCCGCGCACCTCTACCACACGATCAACGGGCTGACCCTCCTTCGATACTACGTGCTGGCTAACCAGCTCGATGTGCCGGCAGAAGTGCGCTACATCGTCAACACGATGGTCGCTGAGGTCCTCAAGATCGATCCCTATTTCCTGGGAGCGCCGGGGTACGAGCTTGATCTTCAGATCCTCGGCGCAGAGGATACGATCGAGTATGAAGCACTCTCCGGGATGCAACAGACGATCGGAGCCCCGGCAGACGAGCGCTTCTTCGACGAATTTGACGCCGAACTCGGCGACTTTGACTCCCGTCTGGCGAGCTACAACGTCGACGCCGAAGCAACGCTGGCCAACGCTGTCCGCGCTGTCCTCGGGCGCGCGCATGACGAAATGACCGACGAAGACGCGCTGCTGGCAGTCCTCGATCCCGCGCGCAATCACTACCTTGGCCACCCACTCTTCCTGGCCATGAACTCGAAGCTGATGCAGACGATGAATCACGTCCCGTTCACGTTCCAGAAACGTATCAGTGGGGCTGAAGATGCCCAGAACCAGCGCCACCGTGGAACGTTGTCATCCGGGCCGGTGCTGGCTTCCCACATGCGGCGTGATCCCGACGTGATCGTTCCGCACGAGGTGGCCAGCAACGATCAGGCGCTCGAGGAATACCAGGCAACTGTTCGCGCGCTATGGGACGCAAAGAATCAGCTTCTCGACGACGGTGTCGCGCCGGAGCACGCCCTGTACTTACTCCCGAACAGCCATCGGCTCCGCTTCTACGAGACCGGCACGTTGCTGACCTACTACTGGAAGTGGGTGAAGCGCCTCTGCTACAACGCGCAGCGCGAGATCTTCGACACCGCGGCGCAGGAGACGGCACAGGTTCGTGTCGCGCTGCCAACGATCGGCGAGTTCGTGAGCGGTCCGCCGTGCGTGCTCCGGTCGAGGGCAGGCAACAAGCCGTTCTGTCCGGAAGGTGAGCGCTACTGCGGCATTCCAGTCTGGCGGGGGTTCGATCCCGACACACTCGTGGAACGTCGTATTCTGTAA
- a CDS encoding carbon monoxide dehydrogenase subunit G, protein MEFKGDVTIQAPRERVYAFLTDPNQVTQCAPGLQSFEIIDEDRFKCTVKAGVGMIKGTFNFDITFQKRTEPSHATILAAGKMPGSAVSMTSTMDLADAGGTATVMTWASDVRVSGTIAGVGARLMGGVADRMTKDIFGCIKSKLETED, encoded by the coding sequence ATGGAGTTCAAGGGCGATGTCACGATCCAGGCGCCCCGGGAGCGGGTCTACGCGTTTCTCACCGACCCGAACCAGGTGACCCAGTGTGCGCCCGGGCTCCAGAGCTTTGAGATCATCGACGAGGACCGCTTCAAGTGCACGGTCAAAGCGGGCGTCGGCATGATCAAGGGCACCTTCAACTTCGATATCACATTCCAGAAGCGCACCGAGCCGTCACATGCCACAATCCTGGCCGCCGGCAAGATGCCCGGGTCGGCGGTGTCGATGACGAGCACAATGGACCTCGCCGATGCCGGCGGAACCGCGACGGTGATGACGTGGGCTTCCGATGTGCGCGTGAGCGGGACGATCGCTGGAGTCGGCGCACGACTGATGGGCGGCGTTGCGGACCGAATGACCAAGGACATCTTCGGCTGCATCAAGTCGAAGCTCGAAACAGAAGACTGA